A window from Neobacillus sp. PS3-40 encodes these proteins:
- a CDS encoding potassium channel family protein, with protein MLFYLLIVLVSFCIFMSLRNLFLPNGIKGKFVSFENFLYLGIIYTTILIGFGLIYLLFSLKGEPLLREVEIVKSNNIFETCFYFSAMTLFSVGHGDVVPQGLGRMITVIEALIGYTLPAAFVARAVFDREK; from the coding sequence CTGTTGTTCTATTTACTAATCGTGCTTGTGTCTTTTTGCATATTTATGAGTTTAAGGAATCTATTTTTGCCAAATGGAATTAAAGGGAAATTTGTATCATTTGAAAATTTCCTTTATTTAGGAATTATTTACACAACAATCTTAATCGGTTTTGGCTTAATCTATTTATTATTTTCTTTAAAGGGGGAACCATTGCTTAGGGAAGTGGAAATTGTTAAGAGTAACAATATATTTGAAACATGTTTTTACTTTAGTGCAATGACTTTGTTTTCAGTAGGACATGGTGACGTGGTTCCACAAGGTTTAGGTAGAATGATCACTGTAATTGAAGCGTTAATTGGTTATACTCTCCCTGCTGCATTTGTTGCAAGGGCAGTATTTGACAGAGAAAAGTAA
- the perR gene encoding peroxide-responsive transcriptional repressor PerR, giving the protein MPHSHLKEALDTLKETGVRITPQRHAILEYLINSMSHPTADDIYKSLEGKFPNMSVATVYNNLRVFREVGLVKELTYGDSSSRFDFTTTEHYHVICENCSKIVDFHYPGLDEVEHLASHVTGFKVGHHRLEIYGVCPDCALKEAH; this is encoded by the coding sequence ATGCCGCATAGCCATTTGAAAGAAGCTTTGGATACCTTAAAGGAAACAGGCGTTCGAATTACTCCACAACGTCATGCGATACTTGAATATTTAATAAACTCGATGTCACATCCGACTGCAGATGATATTTATAAGTCGCTAGAAGGAAAATTCCCAAATATGAGTGTGGCGACAGTTTATAATAATTTACGAGTATTTCGTGAGGTTGGCCTAGTAAAAGAATTAACATATGGTGATTCTTCTAGTCGTTTTGATTTTACTACTACGGAGCATTATCATGTGATTTGTGAAAATTGTAGTAAGATTGTTGACTTCCATTACCCAGGGCTTGATGAAGTTGAACACTTGGCTTCACATGTAACGGGTTTTAAAGTAGGACATCACCGTTTAGAAATTTATGGTGTTTGTCCGGATTGTGCTTTGAAAGAAGCTCATTAA
- a CDS encoding cob(I)yrinic acid a,c-diamide adenosyltransferase — translation MKIYTKTGDKGTTSLVYGVRVAKNDARVDAYGTCDETNSMIGLALSHLTEEKFQGKEILENVYHKIQTSLFHVGAELATPQGKEVKWKISSLEIEEMEKQIDEWDANLPPLTNFILPAGHSAGAAFHVARTTARRAERCAVALGEEVNPLVLTYLNRLSDLLFVTARFVNNQLGIKERTLHES, via the coding sequence ATGAAAATTTATACAAAAACAGGCGATAAGGGGACGACCTCTCTTGTTTATGGAGTCAGAGTAGCAAAGAATGATGCTCGTGTTGATGCATATGGAACCTGTGATGAAACAAATTCAATGATTGGGCTAGCTTTAAGTCATTTAACAGAAGAGAAATTTCAAGGGAAAGAAATACTTGAAAACGTATATCATAAAATACAAACATCTCTCTTTCATGTTGGGGCTGAGCTAGCTACCCCACAGGGTAAAGAAGTGAAATGGAAAATTTCTTCCTTGGAAATTGAGGAAATGGAAAAGCAAATCGATGAATGGGACGCAAATCTCCCACCTTTGACCAATTTCATTTTACCTGCGGGGCATTCAGCAGGAGCTGCTTTTCATGTGGCGCGAACAACTGCTAGAAGGGCAGAGCGTTGTGCTGTCGCATTAGGGGAAGAGGTAAACCCTCTTGTACTTACTTATTTAAACAGACTCTCTGACTTACTGTTTGTAACGGCACGTTTTGTAAATAATCAATTAGGAATAAAAGAAAGAACACTCCATGAGAGTTAA
- a CDS encoding YgzB family protein codes for MAKYSSKINKIRTFALALIFVGFVVMYGGIYFRNSPTLMTVFMLFGLLFIIASTVVYFWIGMLSTKTIQVVCPGCGKPTKMLGRVDMCMYCREPLTLDPKLVGKEFNEDYNSKRKK; via the coding sequence ATGGCTAAGTATTCAAGTAAAATAAATAAAATACGTACTTTTGCACTCGCTTTAATTTTTGTCGGTTTTGTCGTTATGTACGGAGGTATATATTTCCGCAATTCTCCAACACTCATGACTGTTTTTATGCTTTTCGGTCTTCTTTTTATTATCGCTAGTACAGTCGTTTATTTTTGGATTGGTATGCTTTCAACAAAAACAATACAGGTAGTATGTCCTGGTTGTGGAAAACCAACAAAAATGCTAGGCCGTGTAGATATGTGTATGTATTGCCGTGAACCTTTGACCCTTGATCCTAAACTTGTGGGCAAGGAATTCAATGAAGACTATAATAGTAAACGAAAAAAATAA
- the bcp gene encoding thioredoxin-dependent thiol peroxidase, with protein sequence MTVEVGKSAPDFELVASNGETVKLSSFQGKNVILYFYPKDMTPGCTTEACDFRDNHETFTDLNTVILGISSDPVDRHLKFSEKYGLPFLLLADPDHQVAETYGVWKLKKNFGKEYMGIERTTFVIDKKGTVAKEWTKVKVKGHVEEALEFLRGNI encoded by the coding sequence ATGACAGTTGAAGTAGGAAAGTCGGCACCTGATTTTGAATTAGTGGCAAGTAACGGGGAGACTGTAAAATTATCTTCTTTTCAAGGGAAAAATGTGATTCTTTATTTTTATCCAAAGGATATGACTCCCGGCTGTACAACGGAGGCTTGTGATTTTCGCGATAACCATGAAACCTTTACAGATTTAAATACTGTTATTTTGGGGATTAGCTCTGACCCAGTCGATCGCCATTTGAAATTTTCAGAGAAGTACGGATTGCCATTTTTGTTACTTGCTGATCCAGACCACCAAGTGGCAGAGACGTATGGAGTATGGAAATTAAAAAAGAACTTTGGTAAGGAATATATGGGAATTGAAAGAACTACATTTGTAATAGATAAAAAAGGAACAGTAGCAAAAGAATGGACCAAGGTGAAAGTAAAAGGACATGTTGAAGAAGCGTTGGAATTTCTTCGTGGAAATATTTAA
- a CDS encoding nucleotidyltransferase-like protein, which yields MEDILRSIYQERTSQANTLGVLLIEKKLKSYHITDSFDVILLIIVKDAEQPIFIKHYSFGEKKAAMHIITEAQLKEWLLLGSNRKLFEWLDMSKVLFDRNEYIADLKKELWEFPFYGRKIKMGLEFSKLVRRYVDGKALFEEHLYLDAYNHVVHSLHHLARLAVIENGLHPELTVWHQVKQIEPEIFKLYEELVNSEETLEKRLELLFLASEFMIHSKIHLGAAHILDVLNAKDVWQINDIMNEKELLPYSLDLEIFLGYLIEKRLVEVVNVETKGHGILHRNYRVIEKLF from the coding sequence ATGGAAGACATTCTTCGATCTATTTATCAAGAGAGGACAAGTCAGGCTAATACTCTTGGGGTACTTTTAATAGAAAAGAAACTTAAGTCATACCATATAACGGATTCATTTGATGTAATTTTATTAATTATTGTAAAAGACGCAGAACAGCCAATTTTTATAAAACACTATAGTTTTGGTGAAAAAAAGGCAGCTATGCATATTATTACGGAAGCACAGCTGAAGGAATGGCTATTATTAGGTTCTAATCGCAAATTATTTGAATGGCTTGATATGTCCAAAGTTTTATTTGATCGAAATGAATATATTGCTGATTTAAAAAAAGAGCTTTGGGAGTTTCCTTTTTACGGTCGAAAGATCAAAATGGGTTTGGAGTTTTCAAAATTGGTTCGACGTTATGTTGATGGAAAAGCATTATTTGAAGAACATTTATATTTAGATGCATACAATCATGTAGTCCACTCTTTACATCACCTAGCAAGATTAGCAGTTATTGAAAACGGCCTTCATCCTGAACTAACAGTATGGCATCAGGTAAAGCAAATAGAACCTGAAATTTTTAAATTGTATGAGGAACTTGTGAATAGTGAGGAAACTCTAGAAAAGAGACTTGAGTTATTGTTCTTAGCAAGTGAATTTATGATCCATTCTAAAATCCATCTAGGTGCTGCACATATATTGGATGTACTAAATGCTAAGGATGTTTGGCAGATTAATGATATTATGAACGAAAAGGAATTACTTCCTTATTCACTGGACTTAGAAATTTTTCTTGGTTATTTAATAGAAAAACGTTTAGTCGAAGTTGTTAATGTTGAAACAAAAGGTCATGGAATCCTTCATCGGAATTATAGGGTAATTGAAAAATTATTTTAA
- a CDS encoding ATP-binding cassette domain-containing protein: MNNAIEVNDLRKEFKAFSSRSGLKGAFRDLFTRNYKVVPAVNDISFSVRQGEMVGYIGENGAGKSTTIKMLTGILTPTSGGIVVNGMNPHKEREKFVQTIGVVFGQRSQLWWDIAVQESFRLLKKVYKVSDAHYNEHMDHVIKTLDIEPLLDKPVRKLSLGQRMRCELAAALIHNPPLLFLDEPTIGLDVLVKLKIREFLKEINEKYKTTILLTTHDLSDIEALCERVIMLDEGKIIYDGALRNLKDTWGDRKELRFQFIENVDLEALNHLTIGMPVKWELDEKEHIYIALLEDIDELISQVIAKVVAAFKIKDIKINETSTEEIIRNIYEKGTV; the protein is encoded by the coding sequence ATGAATAATGCAATTGAGGTAAATGACTTACGAAAGGAATTTAAAGCTTTCTCAAGTCGATCAGGGCTAAAAGGAGCATTTAGAGACCTTTTTACCAGAAATTATAAAGTTGTCCCAGCGGTGAATGATATCAGTTTTTCAGTAAGGCAAGGAGAAATGGTTGGATATATTGGTGAAAATGGCGCAGGAAAATCAACGACCATCAAAATGTTAACAGGAATCTTAACGCCTACTTCGGGTGGTATTGTAGTTAATGGTATGAATCCACATAAGGAACGTGAAAAATTTGTCCAAACAATCGGAGTCGTTTTTGGCCAGCGATCACAGCTATGGTGGGATATTGCAGTTCAGGAATCGTTCCGCCTTTTGAAAAAGGTATATAAAGTTTCTGATGCTCATTACAACGAGCATATGGATCATGTTATTAAGACGCTTGACATTGAGCCGCTTTTGGACAAACCGGTGCGGAAGCTGTCGCTTGGGCAAAGAATGAGGTGCGAATTAGCTGCCGCATTAATCCATAATCCACCACTGCTTTTTTTAGATGAGCCGACAATTGGATTGGATGTTTTAGTAAAGCTAAAAATCCGCGAGTTTTTAAAAGAAATAAATGAAAAATACAAGACAACTATTTTGTTAACCACACATGATTTATCTGATATTGAGGCATTGTGTGAACGAGTTATTATGCTTGATGAGGGAAAAATTATATACGATGGAGCCCTTAGAAACTTAAAAGATACATGGGGAGATAGAAAAGAATTGCGGTTTCAATTTATTGAGAACGTTGATCTGGAAGCTTTAAACCATTTAACAATTGGCATGCCTGTGAAATGGGAATTGGATGAAAAAGAGCATATATATATTGCGTTGTTAGAAGATATCGATGAACTGATATCTCAAGTGATCGCCAAGGTGGTTGCGGCTTTTAAAATAAAGGATATAAAAATTAATGAAACTTCAACAGAGGAAATTATTCGTAATATATATGAAAAAGGGACTGTATAA
- a CDS encoding glutamate-1-semialdehyde 2,1-aminomutase, producing the protein MQFTNSERLHKEALEHIVGGVNSPSRSFKAVGGGTPIVMERGQGAYFWDVDGNQYIDYLAAYGPIITGHAHPHITEAIKRAAETGVLYGTPTPHELKLAKMLKEAIPALDKVRFVNSGTEAVMTTIRVARAFTGRDKIIKFAGCYHGHSDLVLVAAGSGPSTLGIPDSAGVPKSVAQEVITVPFNDIESYKEALEKWGNQIAAVLVEPIVGNFGIVEPNPGFLQQVNDLTHAAGALVIYDEVITAFRFMYGGAQDLLGVKPDLTALGKIIGGGLPIGAYGGRKEIMEKVAPLGPAYQAGTMAGNPASMLSGIACLEVLKQDGVYDHLDRLGAILEKGITDAAKENEIQITINRLKGALTVYFTDEKIENYEQAQNTNGEIFAKFFKLMLHQGINLAPSKYEAWFLTIAHTEEDVEATLHAVKNAFHSLRNE; encoded by the coding sequence GTGCAATTCACTAATTCAGAACGATTACATAAAGAAGCACTTGAACATATTGTTGGAGGGGTAAATAGTCCTTCTCGTTCTTTTAAGGCAGTCGGCGGAGGTACTCCAATTGTGATGGAGCGAGGACAAGGTGCTTATTTTTGGGATGTCGATGGCAATCAGTACATCGATTATCTTGCTGCATACGGCCCCATTATTACCGGACATGCCCATCCACATATTACAGAAGCAATCAAACGAGCTGCTGAAACAGGTGTTCTTTACGGAACCCCAACGCCCCATGAGCTAAAACTGGCTAAAATGTTAAAAGAAGCTATTCCCGCACTTGATAAAGTTCGGTTTGTTAATTCTGGAACAGAAGCCGTAATGACGACAATCCGTGTGGCTCGTGCTTTTACTGGAAGAGATAAAATCATCAAATTTGCAGGTTGCTACCATGGACACTCCGACTTGGTTCTTGTTGCAGCAGGATCTGGCCCATCAACTCTCGGTATTCCTGATTCAGCAGGAGTCCCAAAAAGTGTTGCCCAAGAAGTTATCACCGTACCATTCAATGATATTGAATCATATAAAGAAGCGTTAGAAAAATGGGGAAATCAAATTGCAGCTGTTCTGGTTGAACCAATCGTTGGTAACTTTGGAATAGTTGAACCAAATCCAGGGTTTTTACAGCAGGTAAATGATCTTACACATGCAGCTGGAGCACTCGTCATTTACGATGAAGTTATTACAGCTTTTCGCTTTATGTATGGCGGTGCCCAAGACTTACTTGGTGTAAAACCAGACTTAACAGCTCTAGGAAAAATTATCGGTGGCGGCCTGCCAATCGGTGCATATGGTGGACGCAAGGAAATTATGGAAAAGGTGGCACCGCTTGGCCCTGCATACCAAGCAGGTACAATGGCCGGGAACCCAGCTTCCATGCTCTCTGGGATCGCTTGTCTTGAAGTATTAAAACAAGATGGTGTATATGACCATTTAGATCGATTAGGTGCTATTCTAGAAAAAGGGATAACAGATGCAGCTAAAGAAAATGAGATTCAAATTACGATCAATCGTTTAAAAGGCGCTCTAACTGTTTATTTTACAGATGAAAAAATTGAAAATTATGAGCAAGCCCAAAACACAAATGGGGAAATATTTGCTAAGTTCTTCAAACTTATGCTTCATCAAGGGATTAACTTAGCTCCTTCTAAATATGAAGCATGGTTTTTAACGATCGCTCATACAGAAGAGGACGTAGAGGCAACACTTCATGCCGTTAAAAATGCATTTCACTCATTAAGAAACGAATAA
- a CDS encoding ABC-2 family transporter protein, with the protein MFYVSMFFQYISQYLKTRFQYRANLFVEFFSDLLSQAVNFIFIMIVFGHTSLLNGWTRDEIIFIYGFFLVPFAVFSSFFNIWDFNERYIVKGEMDRILTRPIHSLFQIILERMELESLLGAITGIAVMIYSGSRLGLELTWFDPFLFVIFVLGGALVYGGVFVMIACISFWADARTDIMPMMYNISNYGRYPVDIYNHVIRFVLTWVLPFAFVGVYPAAYFLGKKEGFIYAFLTPFMGILFFAVSIIIWNQGVKRYRGAGN; encoded by the coding sequence TTGTTTTACGTTTCGATGTTTTTTCAATATATATCCCAATATTTAAAGACGAGGTTTCAATACAGGGCAAATTTATTTGTTGAATTTTTTTCTGACCTCTTATCACAGGCGGTAAATTTCATCTTTATCATGATTGTATTTGGGCATACCAGTTTGTTAAATGGATGGACTCGCGATGAAATTATTTTTATCTATGGCTTTTTCCTTGTTCCGTTTGCAGTATTTTCGTCTTTTTTTAATATTTGGGATTTTAATGAGCGCTATATTGTTAAAGGAGAAATGGACCGGATTTTAACTAGACCCATTCACAGTCTTTTTCAGATTATTCTAGAACGGATGGAATTGGAATCTTTACTCGGTGCGATTACTGGAATCGCTGTAATGATTTACTCTGGCAGCAGGTTAGGGCTTGAGTTAACATGGTTTGATCCTTTTTTGTTCGTTATTTTTGTACTAGGCGGGGCACTAGTGTACGGTGGTGTTTTTGTCATGATTGCTTGTATTAGCTTTTGGGCAGATGCGAGGACGGATATTATGCCGATGATGTACAATATCAGCAACTATGGTCGCTATCCGGTTGATATATACAATCATGTGATCCGTTTTGTGTTAACATGGGTGCTCCCTTTTGCTTTTGTGGGTGTTTATCCTGCAGCCTATTTTCTTGGAAAAAAAGAAGGGTTCATTTACGCATTTTTAACTCCATTTATGGGTATTTTGTTTTTTGCTGTTTCTATTATTATCTGGAATCAGGGAGTAAAAAGATATCGGGGTGCTGGTAATTAA
- a CDS encoding daunorubicin ABC transporter permease — translation MDKYLEMIRIRFLMMLAYRTNYYTGILIYSINIGAYYFLWTAIYGSKPQIEGLSVIQMTTYVAVAWMARAFYFNNIDREMAVEIMEGKVAIELIRPYSYLGMKTMQGLGEGIFRFLFFSVPGLVIVAFIFPVKFTWNPTVWGLFGISILLSFFINTQLNLLTGITTFFLYNNSGLIRAKRVVIDLFSGLLLPISFFPEWAQGVMKYLPFQGISYIPSMIFTNGFSHQQAISAIWQQFVWVIVLIVPIQLLWLLAKKQLIIQGG, via the coding sequence TTGGATAAATATCTTGAAATGATCAGGATCCGGTTTTTAATGATGCTTGCCTATCGAACCAATTATTACACCGGAATTCTTATTTACAGTATTAATATTGGGGCGTATTACTTTTTATGGACAGCTATTTATGGAAGTAAACCACAGATTGAAGGCCTGTCTGTTATTCAAATGACAACTTATGTTGCGGTAGCTTGGATGGCGCGTGCCTTTTACTTTAACAATATCGATAGGGAAATGGCTGTTGAAATTATGGAGGGGAAAGTGGCTATCGAGTTGATAAGACCCTATAGCTATCTGGGTATGAAAACAATGCAGGGACTTGGGGAAGGGATTTTTCGGTTTTTATTCTTTTCGGTTCCTGGTCTTGTGATCGTAGCGTTCATATTCCCTGTCAAATTTACATGGAATCCAACTGTTTGGGGATTGTTTGGCATTTCAATTCTGCTAAGCTTTTTTATTAATACCCAACTCAATTTATTAACTGGTATTACTACTTTCTTCTTATATAATAATTCTGGACTAATTAGAGCAAAGCGGGTAGTAATTGATTTATTTTCCGGTCTACTCCTGCCTATTAGTTTCTTCCCAGAATGGGCGCAAGGTGTGATGAAGTATCTTCCTTTTCAAGGGATTAGCTACATACCTAGCATGATTTTTACAAATGGATTTTCCCATCAACAAGCAATATCAGCCATTTGGCAGCAATTTGTCTGGGTTATTGTATTGATTGTGCCGATCCAGTTGCTTTGGTTATTAGCAAAAAAGCAATTGATTATTCAAGGGGGTTAA